The DNA window GGCGGGGCCCCTTGTTAACACCGCCTCGCGGTGTTGGGCGAGATCCGGCCCGGTGCCGCCCGGAAAAGCCTAAGGTCGGGGCAAGACACCACGGAAGGGCGGAAACATGACCGCGTCGTTGGAAATGCCCCGGGTCCAGGAGTGCGCCGTCCGGTCCTGCGCCTACAACCACACGAACGACTGCCACGCATTCGCCATCACGATCGGCAGCAGCGACCACGCGCACTGCCACACCTACGTGGACATGCCGGTGCGCGGTGGCATCGCGCAGTTGACCGCCCAGGTGGGCGCCTGCTCACGCTCCGACTGCCAGCACAACTCCGACCTGGAGTGCCACGCACCGGCCATCACCGTCGGCCCGGACATGGACCTGGCCGACTGCATGACCTACCGCAGCCGCTGAGCGGTCCCCGGCAACGGGTAAGCGGCGGGTGACGCGGGCCGGGCGCGGCCCCGGTCAGACGCGGAAGCCGGCCGCCCGGGCGGCCGCGCGTTCCCGGCGGCGTTCCCCGCGTCGGCGGAACAACCAGGCGACGAACGCCACCAGGCCGACCGCGAACACCAGCACCAGCACCGGCAGCAGGATCGCCACCACCGACATGACCACGCTGGTGGCGTCCTCGGCGGTGCTCGCCACCGGCGCGCCGAAGCCGGCCGTGGTCGCGTTGATGACCGGCCGCGCGGCGGCCTTGAGCAGGTGCACGCCGAGCGCGATGAGCACGCCGACCACCACCGGCACCCACTGGTGGGTGGAGAAGAACGTGTCCGGGTCGCTGACCGTCACCGTCTCCGAGCCGGACCCGGCGCCGAACGCCAGACCGCCGGCGGTCGGCCGGACCACGGTCTGCACCATGTCGTTGACGTGGTCGACCACCGGCACCTTGTCGGCCACCACCTCGACCGCCAGCAGCACGGCGAGGATCAGCAGGACCCAGCCGTTGCCCAGCCACTGCCAGCCGCTCGGCAGCTCGATCAGGTTGGTGTAGCGGGCCAGCAGGCCCATCAGCATCAGTGGGATGTAGGCGTTGAGGCCCGCCGAGGCGGCGAGACCGGAACCGGTGAGGACTTCGAGCACGATCTCAATATGGCACCGGTGCGCCAGTGGCGCTCGTCGGCGCCGGCCGGGGGCTCGGCTACCCTCGTCGGGTGCGGTTGGTCATTGCGAAGTGCTCGGTGGACTATGTCGGACGGCTCTCGGCTCACCTGCCGCCGGCCACCCGGCTGCTCATGGTCAAGGCGGACGGCTCGGTGTCGATCCACGCGGACGACCGGGCCTACAAGCCGTTGAACTGGATGAGCCCGCCGTGCCGGCTGGAGGAGGCGCCCGGCGTGTGGCGGGTGGTCAACAAGGCGGGCGAGGAGCTGCGCATCACCCTGGAGGAGATCTTCCAGGACACCTCCTACGAGCTGGGGGTCGACCCCGGCCTGCGCAAGGACGGCGTCGAGGCGCACCTGCAGGAGTTGCTCGCCGCCAACCCGGGGACGCTGGGCGAGGGCTACACGCTGGTCCGCCGGGAGTACATGACCGCGATCGGCCCGGTCGACCTGCTCTGCCGGGACGCCGACGCCGGCGCGGTCGCGGTCGAGGTGAAGCGGCGCGGCGAGATCGACGGGGTGGAGCAGCTCACCCGCTATCTGGAGCTGATGAACCGCGACCCGCTGCTCGCGCCGGTCACCGGCGTCTTCGCCGCGCAGGAGATCAAGCCGCAGGCGCGCGTGCTCGCCACCGACCGGGGCATCCGGTGCGTGGTGGTCGACTACGACAAGCTGCGCGGCATCGAGCGCGACGAGCTGACGCTGTTCTAGCGCTTCCGGCCGTACATCAGCTTCGCCACCTTCACCAGCCGGGCGACATCGGCCGGGGTGCGCTCGAACGTCATGGCCGGCAGCAGTGACCGCGCGCGACGGCGGGTGACCGCCTTGGGGCGGCCGAACTCGCGCAGCCCGTCCTCGCCGTGGATCCGGCCGAAGCCGGAGTCGCCGGTGCCGCCGAACGGCAGCGTCGACATGCCGGCGAAGGTCAGCGCCGAGTTGACCGAGGCCATTCCGGAGCGCAGCCGCCGCGCCACGGCCACCGCCCGCGTCCGGCCGAAGACCGAACCCCCGAGGCCGTACGGCAGCGCGTTGGCGCGCTCCACGGCCTCGTCGACGTCGCGGACCCGGCTGACGGTGAGCGTCGGGCCGAACGTCTCCTCGCGGACGGCCGCCGAGTCCTCCGGTACGTCGACCAGCACGGTCGGATGCACGTACGGCGGCCGGACCGCCTCCGGACCGCCGAGCACCGCCCGGCCGCCCCGGGCCACCGCGTCGTCGATGTGCCGGCGGATGACGTCGATCTGGGACGGCATGGTGATCGGGCCGAGGTCGGCGCCCTCGGCGCCCACGGTCAGCCGGCCGGCCTTCGCCACCACCTTGTCGACGAACGCGTCGAAGACCTGGTCGACCGCGTAGACCCGTTCGATGCCGATGCAGGTCTGGCCGGCGTTGGTCAGGCCGCCCCACACCGCCGCCTCGGCCGCGGCGTCCAGGTCGGCGTCCGAGTCGACGATCATCGCGTCCTTGCCGCCGGCCTCCAGCAGCACCGGGGTGAGCGTCTCGGCGCAGGCCGCCATGACCTTCTTGGCGGTGGCGGTCGAGCCGGTGAAGGCCACCTTCGCCACCCCGGAGCGGCACAGCGCCGCGCCGACGTCGCCCAGCCCGTGCACCGCCTGGAACACCGGCTGCTCCGGCACCACCTCGGCGAACCGGTCGACCAGCCACTGGCCCACCGCCGGGGTGTACTCGCTGGGCTTGAACACGACCGCGTTGCCGGCGGCCAGCGCGTAGGCGGCGGAGCCGATCGGGGTGAAGACCGGATAGTTCCACGGCCCGATCACGCCGACCACGCCGTAGGGCTGGTATTCCAGGTGACCGGTGAACTCGGCGAGGATCAGCCGGGAGCGGACCCGCCGGGGGCCGAGCACCCGGCCGGCGTTGCGCGCGGCCCAGTCGACGTGCTCCAGCGCGGTGAGGATCTCGACCACGGCGTCGCCGACCGGCTTGCCGCCCTCGGTGTGCATCAGGTCGGCCAGCTCCTCGATGCGCCGGGCGAGCACGCCGCGCCAGCGCTGGAGCCGGTCCCGCCGGCCGGTGAAGCCGAGCCCGGCCCACCAGTCGGCGGCGGCGCCGGCCCCGCTCGACGGCGGTACGCACGTCGGCCTCGGTCGCCACCGGCAACCGGCCGGCCTCCTCGCCGGTCGCCGGGTTGGTCGACACCAGCCGGCCGTCGGAGATGAGCGGGGTCCCGGGGACATGCACGGCGGTCATGACCGCAGTCTAGACCCGAATATTACTCACCGGTAGGTGTCGCGGGGCCCGCACGCTGCCCGTACCGATCACCGTCGCATCGACACCAGTTAATGGCCGATCGCGCCCTTCCCGGCCGTCCGAACGGCGAACGGGAGATGACCACCCGGGGTCGCGGGGGTGACCGCGCGGCGGTGGGAGTCACTACGGTGAGGTGGCAGGCTAACGCCGCGGGGCGATGTGGGGTGGAGGTCGACTGTCCATGGAGGAGCATCCTGAGCTGATGCCGTTGCTGACGGTGTCGGGTGGGGCGATGCGCGGGCTCAGTTTCCGGGTCGGGCGGGGCGTGCAGGTGATCGGCCGGGCGCCGACCGCCGACGTCGTGCTCGCCGACCCGCACCTGAGTCGCCGACACGCCAGCGTCCAGGCCACCGGTGAGGGGGTGCTGCTCACCGATCTCGGCTCCACCAACGGCACCTGGCTCAACGACCGGCGGATCACCGGCAGCGTGCCGATCTCCGACGGCGACGTGGTCCGACTCGGCCGCACCGACCTGCGCCTCTACGACCCGGGCGTGGCCCGCACCGATCCGGTCGGGATGAGCTTCGGCCAGCCCCGCCGCGACCAGCGGCCCACCCTCCCGCTGCCCGTGCCGGCGCAACGGCAGCCGATCGAGGCACGTGAGGCCCAGCCGGTCGACGCCGGCTGACCTGCCCGCGCCCACCGCCCCCGGAGCGGTTGTCGACCACAGGTGCTGGCCGCCCGCCGTGGGCGCCGGCCACATGGCAACCGGCCGGGTGGTGTGCCAGCATGCCCGGATGCGGAGCGCGCGGCAGACGGTCCAGGCCAACGGCATCACCCAGGCGGTCCGGGTGGCCGGCCCCTCCGACGGCGTGCCGGTGCTGCTGGTGCACGGCAACGTCTCGTCGGCGGCCTTCTGGGAACCGCTGCTGCCCCGGCTGCCCGAGACGCTCCGGGTCGTCGCCCCCGACCTGCGCGGCTACGGCGAGACCGACACCGCCCCGGTCGACGCCACCCGAGGGCTCGGTGACGTCGCCGACGACGTGGCCGCCCTGCTCGACGTCCCCGGGCTGTTCGCGCCCGGCGCCCGACCGGTCGTGGTCGGGCACTCGCTGGGCGGCGGGGTGGTGATGCGGCTGCTGGTCGACCACCCGGAGCGGGTGTCCGGGCTGCTGCTGGCGGCGCCCGTCTCGCCGTACGGCTTCGGCGGCACCCGCGGCCTCGACGGCACCCCCACCACGCCCGACTACGCCGGCACCGGGGCGGGCGGCGCGAACCCCGACTTCGTGGCCCGGCTCGCCGCCGGTGACCGGGGCGCCGACGGCCCGACCAGCCCGCGCAACGTGCTGCGCGCCGCCTACGTGGCCGACCCGGCGTCGCTCGGCGAGCACGAGGACCTGCTGCTGGAGAGCATGCTGACCACCGCCACCGGGGACGACAACTACCCCGGCACCGCGGTCGGCTCGGCCCACTGGCCGGGCACCGCCGCCGGGCGCCGCGGCGTGCTCAACGCGCTGGCCCCGGCCCACTTCCGGCTCGCCGACGAGCTGGTCGCCGTACCGGTCAAGCCGCCCGTGACCTGGGTGCGCGGCGACGCGGACGTGATCGTCTCGGACACCTCGCTGTTCGACCTGGCGTACCTCGGTCAGCTCGGGATCGTGCCCGGCTGGCCCGGCGCGGACGCGTGCCCGCCGCAGCCGATGGTCGGCCAGACCCGCGCGGTGCTGGACCGGTACGCGGCGGCCGGCGGCGCCTACCGGGAGGTGGCGCTGCCGGGCTGCGGGCACAGCCCGCACCTGGAGCGGCCGACCGAGTTCGTGGCCGAGCTGCTGGCGCTCGCCGGGGTGGCCGCGCCCGCCTGAGGCGGGGGTGCGTGAAATATCCCACGGCGTCTCGACAACGCAGCGTCACGTGGCAGACTCCGGCGCATAACCTTAGCGGCCGTTCAAGTCGGCAACGGCGGAGTCAACCGAGGGAGGCCGGTCGTGGCGCGCGAGTTCACCAGGGTTGGTGTGGTGGGTCTGGGCACCATGGGTGCCGGCATCGTCGAGGTGTTCGCCCGCAACGGTCTCGACGTGACCGCCGTGGAGATCTCCGACGCGGCGCTGGAGCGCGGCCGGACCACGCTGACCGGCTCCACCGACCGCGCCGTGGCCAAGGGCAAGCTCGCCGAGGGCGACCGGGACGCGCTGATGTCGCGGGTCGACTTCCGGGTCGGGCTGGACGCCCTGCACGACGTGGACCTGGTGATCGAGGCGGTGCCCGAGCACCTGGACCTGAAGCAGCGGATCTTCGCCGAGCTGGACCGGGTCTGCACGCCCGACGCCATCCTGGCCACCAACACGTCGTCGCTGAGCGTCACCGAGATCTCCGTCGCGACCACCCGGCCCAACCAGGTCATCGGCATCCACTTCTTCAACCCGGCCCCGGTGATGAAGCTGGTCGAGGTGGTCCGCACGGTGGTCACCTCGGCCGAGGTGGTGGCCGACGTGGAGGCGCTCTGCGAGCGGCTCGGCAAGGTCGACGTGACCATCAGCGACCGGGCCGGCTTCATCGCCAACGCGCTGCTCTTCGGCTACCTGAACCACGCCGTCGGCATGTTCGAGGCCCGCTACGCCACCCGCGAGGACATCGACGCCGCCATGAAGCTCGGCTGCGGCCTGCCCATGGGCCCGCTGGCGCTGATGGACCTGATCGGCCTGGACACCGCCTACGAGATCCTCGACACCATGTACCGGCGCGGCGGCCGGGACCGCCGGCACGCCCCGGCCCCGCTGCTCAAGCAGATGGTCACCGCCGGACTGCTCGGCCGGAAGTCCGGCCGGGGCTTCTACACGTACGAGCGGCCGGGCTCGCCCAAGGTCGTCGCCGACGAGCACACGCCGGTCGCCGCGGAGGTCGCGCTCGCCGACGGTGCGCGCGTGGTCGCGAAAGTCGGTGTGGTCGGGTCCGGCACCATGGCCACCGGCATCATCGAGGTCTTCGCCAAGGCCGGCTACGAGGTCGTCTCGGTGACCCGGGGCGCGGAGAAGTCCGCCAAGGTCTGCGAGGCGGTCAAGACCTCGCTCAACAAGGGCGTGGTCCGGGGCAAGCTCGCCGAGACCGACCGGGACGCCGCGATGGGCCGGATCACCTGGTCCGCCACGCTGGAGCACCTCGCCGACGTCGACCTGGTGGTCGAGGCCGTGGTCGAGGAGTTGAGCGTCAAGAAGGCGCTGTTCGCCAGCCTGGACGAGATCTGCAAGCCGGGCGTGGTGCTCGCCACCACCACCTCGTCGCTGCCGGTGATCGACGTGGCGATGGCCACCCAGCGGCCCGCCGACGTGGTCGGCCTGCACTTCTTCAACCCGGCGCCGATCATGCCGCTGGTGGAGGTGGTCCGGACCATCCGCACCTCCGCCGAGACGTCGGCGACCGCCCGCGCGGTCTGCGCCGCGGTGGGCAAGACCGGCGTGGTCTGCGGCGACCGGTCCGGTTTCATCGTCAACGCGCTGCTCTTCCCGTACCTGAACGACGCGGTGAAGATGCTGGAGGCCAGCTACTCCACCGCCGACGACATCGACTACGCGATGAAGCTCGGCTGCGGCTACCCGATGGGCCCGTTCGAGCTGCTCGACGTGGTCGGCCTGGACGTCTCGCTGGCGATCCAGCGGGAGCTGTACCTGGAACTGCGCGAGCCCGGCTTCGCCCCGGCGCCGCTGCTGGAGCACCTGGTCACCGCCGGCTACCTGGGCCGCAAGGCCGGCCGGGGCTTCCGCGACCACACCAACCGCTGAGCGGGGTCAACAACCCGCGCCGGTGACGGCGTCGTGAGGGTGTGACCTTCGAGGAGTACGTCGGCAGCCGGGGCCCGGCCCTGTTACGCCTGGCCCGGCTGCTGACCGGCGACGCGCACCGCGCCGAGGACCTGACCCAGGACGTGCTGGCCCGCGCGTACGTGCACTGGCGGCGGATCGCCCGCGCCGACCGGCCCGATGTCTACGTGCGCCGGATGCTGGTCAACGCCAACAACTCCTGGTGGCGGCGGCGCTCCAGCCGCGAGCTGGCGGTCGACACGTTCGCCGAACGGCCCCAGCGGGGCGACCTCGACGGCGAGGCGGCCGACCGGGACGAGATGTGGCGGCTGATCCGTGCCCTGCCGGACCGCCAGCGTGCCGTGCTCGTGCTGCGCTACTACGAGGATCTGGACGACCACACCATCGCCCAGATCCTCGACTGCTCCCCGGTCACCGTCCGCACCCACGCGATGCGGGCGCTCGCCCACCTCCGGGAGCGCTGCGGCGTCCCGACGACCAAGGGGAGCCGGCCGTGACCGACCTCGACCAGCGGATCGCCTCGGTGCTGCGGGAGCGCGCCGACGGGGAGATCGACGCCCGCCGCCTGCTGCGGGGCTCGCGCGCGCTCGGCCGGCGCCGGCAGGTACGCCGCCGGGCCACCGCCGGGACCGCGCTCGCCCTGGTCGGCGTGCTCGGCTTCGTCGGCGTGGTCCGGGTGGACGTGGGCGGGCTGGCCGGGCGGATGCCCTGGACCGCCACCACGCCGGCGGTGTCGCCGCCCCCGGTTCCGCCGCTCGCCGACGGGGTGCCCGGGGGGAGCGATCGCCCCGACCTGGTCGGCACCGATCCGCAGGTGCTGCACGTGAGCCTGGACAGCAGCCGGGCCCGCTATCTGGGCTGGTCCGTCTACGGATCCCACCAGATCGAGTCGATCCGGTTCAGGGTCGGCGGCGGACAACCGGTCCTGCTCGAGGTGAGCCGGGATGCCAAGGCGCTCGACGACACCCCGATCGACGGCTTCCCGGTACAGGCGGTCACCGGGCGGCTGACCTTCGACGGTGGCGTGCTGCGCGTCGCCGGCACCACCGACGGCCTGGTCAAGTCCTGGCAGCCCGTCCCCGGTCTCTACGCCCGAGCGGCCATGCTCGGCGGCGATCCGGCCGCCCTGAACCTGGCCGCCGGCCTGGTGCGCTGGGACGAAGCCCGGCGGTGCGCCGCGCCGGTACGGTTGACCACGCTTCCCGCGAACGCGGCGGTGACGGGTTGCTCGGTGGACGTGACCGGCTTCCCGAGGGGCCTCACGGCCCAGCTCACGGTCTCCCGGGCACCCTCCTCGACCATGTGGACGCGGCTGGTCTACGGGGCGATGATGGCGGACGACACGGGCCGGAGCAGCAACCGCGACCTGGGCGGTCGTCCCGGCTACCGCTATCCGGACGGCACGCGACTGGAGTTGCTCGGCATACCCAAGGGGCGGTTGACGGTCGACTTCGCCTGGCCCTACCCGGACGGCCGGCCCGCGGGCCACGTGGACTTCACCGAGGCCGAAGCGGCGACCGTGCTGGCCGGGGCACAGGTGGCGAAAGACCTGCCCCGCCCACAGACCTGGCCCTGACCGGCCACCACGCGCGAGATCCTGGTACGGAACAGCCCGCCGAGGGGTGCGCCCGCACCAAGATCGCTCGGATCCGGGTCACCGGCGGCGGGCCGGGGAGTGGCCGTACGCTTGGTGACCGTGAGTCCCCGTCGCAATCGGCCCCGCCGGGAAGAAGGCCCCAGCCTGGACGCCGAACGAGCCCGGCACGGCGTGCCGACCGTGCAGCAGTGGCGCGACGGCGACTGGCAGGTCCGCGCGATCAGCGGCGGCGCGTCCGCCAAGACGTACCGGTGTCCCGGCTGTGACCAGGAGATCCGGCCGGGCGTGCCGCATCTGGTGGCCTGGCCGGCCGACGACCGGGGTGACCTCACCGACCGCCGGCACTGGCACAGCGGTTGCTGGCGGGCCCGGGAGCGCCGCGCCCCCAACCTCCAGCGCGGTCGCGGCGCACCTCGGCACGGCTGAGCGATCTGGATCACCCGGTTCCCGCCCCGGCGGGCGGCCGGGCCGACGACGCGGGACACTGGCAGGGTGAGCACTGCGATTCGCGCGTCGTCGATCCTGCCCGGCCGGCGGGAGGACATCGAGCTGCACACCGCCGACGGCCTGACGCTCGTCGGCGAGCTGGCCCGGCCGCTGGACCGCGCGCCGGTCGGCACGCTGATCTGCCTGCACCCGCTGCCCACCCACGGCGGAATGATGGACAGCCACGTGTTCCGCAAGGCGGCCTGGCGACTGCCCGCGCTGGCCGACCTGGCCGTGCTCCGGTTCAACACCCGGGGCACCAGCAGCGTCCGGGGCACCAGCGAGGGGGCGTTCGACAACGCCGTCGGCGAGCGGTTCGACGTGGCCGCCGCGATCGAGTACGCCGAGTTCCACGAACTGCCGAACATCTGGCTGGTGGGCTGGTCGTTCGGCACCGACCTGGTGCTCAAGCACGGCTGCGACCCGGCGGTGGCCGGCGCGATCCTGCTCTCCCCGCCGCTGCGCTTCTCCGCCCCGGAGGACCTGACGGTCTGGGCCTCCTCGGGCCGACCGCTCACCGCCCTGGTGCCGGAGTTCGACGACTACCTGCGCCCCGAGGAGGCTCGGCGGCGGTTCGCCGCGATTCCGCAGGCCGAGGTGGTCGGCGTGGACGGCGCCAAGCACCTCTGGGTCGGCGACGCGGAGCGGGTGCTCGACGAGGTCGTCCGGCGGGTCGCCCCGGCCGTGCCGCTGCCGCTGCCGACGACCTGGGACGGCCCGATGGAGACCGGCGACGTCAGCTCCTACGCCGACCGCACGGTGGCCGCGTTCGCCGACACTCCGGTCCCCGGCCCGGCCCAGCGCAGCGCCGAGTAGCGCCTCAGCGCGCGTCCTGCCGGGGCAGCACCACCTCGCGCAGGATCAACTGCAGGGCGGCCACCGTCGGGATGGCGATCAGCGCGCCCACCACGCCCAGCAGGGACACCCCGAGCAGCGCCGCGAGCAACGCGGCCACCTCGTTGACCGACACCGCCCGTCGCATGATCTTCGGGTAGAGCAGGTAGTTCTCCACCTGCTGGTAGACCACGAAGAACACCAGGCAGGCGATGCCCACCGGCAGGTCGGTGGCGAGGCCGACCAGGGTCACCACCACCGCGCCCAGGGTCGCGCCGATCTGCGGGATCAGGTCGGTCACCGCCACCACCACGGCCAGGGCGAACGGGTACGGCAGGCCGACCACCATCGCGAACACGAACGTGCTCACCCCGGCCAGCACCGCGATGGCCAGCGCGCCGACCATGTACGCGCCGACCCGGGTGAGGATCTCGTCGCCGATCAGCCGCACCCGCTCCCGGCGCGAGCGGGGCACCAGCGCGTACCCGAGGCTGCGCAGCTTGTCGAAGTAGGCCAGGAAGTAGATCGTCAGCACCAGCACGGTCAGCACCCGGAAGATCGTGCCGAAGATCAGTTGCGCCCCGCCGAGCACGCCGCCGAGCGCCCGGCCGATCGTGTCGGCGTTCGCCGCCGACCGGACCCGCTCCATGACGTCGTAGCGGACCACCAGGTCGTTGACCGTGGGGTTGCGGCGCAGGTCCTCGACGTAGCCGGGTAGCTGCTGGACGAACTGCCCGGACTGGGTCACCACCGGGGGCACCAGCGCGAGCAGCCCACCCACGATCAAGAGCACCACGGTCAGCGTCACCACCGCCACGGCCAACCCGTGCGGCACTCCCCAGCCGCGCAACCGGACCACCGCCGGGTGCAGGCCGACCGCCAGGAAGAGCGCGATCACCACCAGGACCAGGATGCCGGCCGCGTTGCGGACGCCCAGGAAGACGGCGTACGCCAGCAGCACGCCGAGCGCGCCGGTGAAACCGACCAGGAAACTGTTGCGCCGCAGCGGCCGCCCCGGCACGCCGAAGCGCCCCGACGGCTCGAACTCGCCCGGCTCGAACTCGCTCGCCTCGACCTTCACGCTCCCGCTGCCGACCCGGGTGGTCCCGAAGCCGGCGGGCCCGCTCGTCGACCCGGCTCCGGCCCCGGT is part of the Micromonospora sp. WMMD980 genome and encodes:
- a CDS encoding DUF1540 domain-containing protein codes for the protein MTASLEMPRVQECAVRSCAYNHTNDCHAFAITIGSSDHAHCHTYVDMPVRGGIAQLTAQVGACSRSDCQHNSDLECHAPAITVGPDMDLADCMTYRSR
- a CDS encoding AI-2E family transporter, with translation MKVEASEFEPGEFEPSGRFGVPGRPLRRNSFLVGFTGALGVLLAYAVFLGVRNAAGILVLVVIALFLAVGLHPAVVRLRGWGVPHGLAVAVVTLTVVLLIVGGLLALVPPVVTQSGQFVQQLPGYVEDLRRNPTVNDLVVRYDVMERVRSAANADTIGRALGGVLGGAQLIFGTIFRVLTVLVLTIYFLAYFDKLRSLGYALVPRSRRERVRLIGDEILTRVGAYMVGALAIAVLAGVSTFVFAMVVGLPYPFALAVVVAVTDLIPQIGATLGAVVVTLVGLATDLPVGIACLVFFVVYQQVENYLLYPKIMRRAVSVNEVAALLAALLGVSLLGVVGALIAIPTVAALQLILREVVLPRQDAR
- a CDS encoding alpha/beta hydrolase; amino-acid sequence: MSTAIRASSILPGRREDIELHTADGLTLVGELARPLDRAPVGTLICLHPLPTHGGMMDSHVFRKAAWRLPALADLAVLRFNTRGTSSVRGTSEGAFDNAVGERFDVAAAIEYAEFHELPNIWLVGWSFGTDLVLKHGCDPAVAGAILLSPPLRFSAPEDLTVWASSGRPLTALVPEFDDYLRPEEARRRFAAIPQAEVVGVDGAKHLWVGDAERVLDEVVRRVAPAVPLPLPTTWDGPMETGDVSSYADRTVAAFADTPVPGPAQRSAE
- the nucS gene encoding endonuclease NucS gives rise to the protein MRLVIAKCSVDYVGRLSAHLPPATRLLMVKADGSVSIHADDRAYKPLNWMSPPCRLEEAPGVWRVVNKAGEELRITLEEIFQDTSYELGVDPGLRKDGVEAHLQELLAANPGTLGEGYTLVRREYMTAIGPVDLLCRDADAGAVAVEVKRRGEIDGVEQLTRYLELMNRDPLLAPVTGVFAAQEIKPQARVLATDRGIRCVVVDYDKLRGIERDELTLF
- a CDS encoding 3-hydroxybutyryl-CoA dehydrogenase is translated as MAREFTRVGVVGLGTMGAGIVEVFARNGLDVTAVEISDAALERGRTTLTGSTDRAVAKGKLAEGDRDALMSRVDFRVGLDALHDVDLVIEAVPEHLDLKQRIFAELDRVCTPDAILATNTSSLSVTEISVATTRPNQVIGIHFFNPAPVMKLVEVVRTVVTSAEVVADVEALCERLGKVDVTISDRAGFIANALLFGYLNHAVGMFEARYATREDIDAAMKLGCGLPMGPLALMDLIGLDTAYEILDTMYRRGGRDRRHAPAPLLKQMVTAGLLGRKSGRGFYTYERPGSPKVVADEHTPVAAEVALADGARVVAKVGVVGSGTMATGIIEVFAKAGYEVVSVTRGAEKSAKVCEAVKTSLNKGVVRGKLAETDRDAAMGRITWSATLEHLADVDLVVEAVVEELSVKKALFASLDEICKPGVVLATTTSSLPVIDVAMATQRPADVVGLHFFNPAPIMPLVEVVRTIRTSAETSATARAVCAAVGKTGVVCGDRSGFIVNALLFPYLNDAVKMLEASYSTADDIDYAMKLGCGYPMGPFELLDVVGLDVSLAIQRELYLELREPGFAPAPLLEHLVTAGYLGRKAGRGFRDHTNR
- a CDS encoding alpha/beta hydrolase is translated as MRSARQTVQANGITQAVRVAGPSDGVPVLLVHGNVSSAAFWEPLLPRLPETLRVVAPDLRGYGETDTAPVDATRGLGDVADDVAALLDVPGLFAPGARPVVVGHSLGGGVVMRLLVDHPERVSGLLLAAPVSPYGFGGTRGLDGTPTTPDYAGTGAGGANPDFVARLAAGDRGADGPTSPRNVLRAAYVADPASLGEHEDLLLESMLTTATGDDNYPGTAVGSAHWPGTAAGRRGVLNALAPAHFRLADELVAVPVKPPVTWVRGDADVIVSDTSLFDLAYLGQLGIVPGWPGADACPPQPMVGQTRAVLDRYAAAGGAYREVALPGCGHSPHLERPTEFVAELLALAGVAAPA
- a CDS encoding SigE family RNA polymerase sigma factor; amino-acid sequence: MTFEEYVGSRGPALLRLARLLTGDAHRAEDLTQDVLARAYVHWRRIARADRPDVYVRRMLVNANNSWWRRRSSRELAVDTFAERPQRGDLDGEAADRDEMWRLIRALPDRQRAVLVLRYYEDLDDHTIAQILDCSPVTVRTHAMRALAHLRERCGVPTTKGSRP
- a CDS encoding FHA domain-containing protein — encoded protein: MEEHPELMPLLTVSGGAMRGLSFRVGRGVQVIGRAPTADVVLADPHLSRRHASVQATGEGVLLTDLGSTNGTWLNDRRITGSVPISDGDVVRLGRTDLRLYDPGVARTDPVGMSFGQPRRDQRPTLPLPVPAQRQPIEAREAQPVDAG
- a CDS encoding DUF4126 domain-containing protein; the encoded protein is MLEVLTGSGLAASAGLNAYIPLMLMGLLARYTNLIELPSGWQWLGNGWVLLILAVLLAVEVVADKVPVVDHVNDMVQTVVRPTAGGLAFGAGSGSETVTVSDPDTFFSTHQWVPVVVGVLIALGVHLLKAAARPVINATTAGFGAPVASTAEDATSVVMSVVAILLPVLVLVFAVGLVAFVAWLFRRRGERRRERAAARAAGFRV